In Paenibacillus phoenicis, one genomic interval encodes:
- a CDS encoding ABC transporter permease codes for MLAKTPGAQTLKRFNLQGIGPLIGLALIMIALSIFADNFLTVNNLLNVLRQVSINALIAFGMTFVILTGGIDLSVGSIFALSSALTAGLMAGGMNTWLAVAVGIASGAAMGAVNGLIVAKGRLAPFIVTLATMTIYRGLTLVYTDGKPITGLNKDFALLGKGYFLQIPTPIIWMVLAFAVVYIILKHTTFGRRVYAVGSNEEATWLSGISTSKVKLLVYSISGLLASISGLILTSRLNSAQPTAGVSYELDAIAAVVLGGTSLSGGKGWIVGTLIGAVIIGVLNNGLNLLNVSSFYQQVVKGAVILIAVLLDRSKTRTA; via the coding sequence ATGCTAGCTAAAACGCCGGGCGCCCAAACGTTGAAACGGTTCAACTTGCAAGGGATCGGGCCGCTTATCGGGCTGGCGCTCATCATGATCGCGCTGTCGATTTTTGCCGACAATTTTTTGACGGTCAACAACTTGCTTAACGTGCTTCGCCAGGTCTCGATCAACGCTCTGATTGCGTTCGGGATGACCTTTGTTATTCTGACCGGCGGCATCGACCTATCGGTCGGCTCCATTTTCGCTCTATCCAGTGCGCTTACGGCGGGGCTTATGGCCGGCGGAATGAACACCTGGCTGGCCGTGGCCGTCGGGATTGCCTCCGGAGCGGCTATGGGCGCGGTCAACGGGCTTATCGTGGCGAAAGGACGGCTGGCTCCGTTTATCGTCACGCTGGCTACGATGACGATTTACCGCGGACTTACGCTCGTTTACACCGACGGGAAGCCGATTACCGGCTTAAACAAAGATTTTGCTCTGCTTGGAAAAGGGTACTTTCTGCAAATACCGACACCGATTATTTGGATGGTTCTCGCGTTTGCAGTGGTATACATCATTCTGAAACATACCACTTTCGGCCGGCGCGTATACGCGGTCGGAAGCAATGAGGAGGCGACATGGCTATCGGGGATTAGCACATCCAAAGTCAAATTGCTGGTCTACTCGATCAGCGGCCTGCTGGCATCGATCAGCGGCCTCATCCTCACCTCGCGGTTGAACTCCGCGCAGCCGACGGCAGGCGTCTCTTATGAGCTGGACGCCATCGCGGCGGTCGTGCTTGGTGGAACGAGCTTGTCGGGCGGCAAAGGCTGGATCGTCGGGACATTGATCGGCGCCGTCATTATCGGCGTGCTGAACAACGGTCTGAACTTGCTTAACGTATCGTCGTTCTATCAACAAGTCGTAAAAGGGGCTGTCATTCTGATCGCGGTGCTTCTCGACCGTTCGAAAACAAGAACAGCGTAA
- a CDS encoding sugar ABC transporter ATP-binding protein — protein MNTPLLEMEGIDKSFSGVKVLEQVKFTLEAGEVHALMGENGAGKSTLMKILNGIYTKDSGTVRVKGKERSILSPSAAQELGIVMIHQELNLIPHLTVMENIFLGREFTLGPTRLIDWRKMKRESARYLSQLGLMIPPEAIVGELSVGQQQMVEIAKALSMNTEILVLDEPTAALTNREIEGLFQVIASLKRQGVGMIYISHRMEEIFQICDRITVMRDGRYVGTEKVAETNMDQIVKMMVGREIKDRFPKAHIDFGEEKLRVENLSQKGVLHGISFSVRAGEIVGIAGLMGAGRTELAKALFGVSPIDGGTIAINGKKVQIRKPSDAIRAGLALVTEDRKDEGLLLAMSVRDNLSMTNLTAVSNGGFLSEAKERELADTMIQRLRIKTSSGAQAVGSLSGGNQQKVVIGKWLATNPQVLILDEPTRGVDIGAKKEIYDLMNKLAAEGVAIVMISSELPEILGMSDRILVMHEGKLTGHFTREEATQEKIMICATGGGEQYAS, from the coding sequence ATGAATACGCCGCTTTTGGAGATGGAAGGAATCGACAAAAGCTTTTCCGGCGTAAAAGTGCTGGAGCAGGTGAAATTTACGCTTGAAGCCGGCGAAGTGCACGCCTTGATGGGGGAAAATGGCGCTGGAAAATCGACCCTGATGAAAATATTAAACGGCATCTATACGAAAGACAGCGGAACGGTGCGGGTTAAGGGCAAGGAGCGGTCCATTTTGTCGCCGTCGGCCGCGCAGGAGCTTGGCATCGTGATGATTCACCAGGAGCTGAATCTGATCCCGCATTTGACGGTGATGGAAAATATTTTTCTCGGACGGGAATTTACGCTTGGCCCCACCCGGCTGATCGATTGGCGCAAAATGAAGCGGGAGTCGGCCCGGTATTTGTCGCAGCTTGGGCTGATGATTCCTCCGGAGGCCATAGTCGGAGAATTGTCTGTTGGCCAGCAGCAGATGGTCGAAATCGCCAAGGCCCTGTCGATGAATACGGAAATTTTGGTGCTGGACGAACCGACGGCTGCGCTGACGAACCGGGAAATTGAAGGGCTGTTTCAGGTGATCGCTTCCTTGAAGCGGCAAGGGGTTGGGATGATCTACATCTCGCACCGGATGGAGGAGATTTTTCAGATTTGCGACCGGATTACGGTGATGCGGGACGGCCGCTATGTCGGAACGGAGAAGGTGGCCGAGACGAACATGGATCAAATCGTCAAAATGATGGTTGGCCGGGAAATCAAGGACCGTTTCCCTAAAGCGCACATCGATTTTGGCGAAGAGAAGCTTAGGGTGGAGAACCTCTCGCAAAAAGGTGTGTTGCACGGCATCTCCTTTTCCGTCCGGGCTGGTGAAATTGTTGGCATCGCCGGCCTGATGGGAGCGGGACGCACGGAACTGGCCAAAGCGTTGTTCGGGGTATCGCCCATCGACGGCGGAACGATTGCCATCAACGGCAAGAAGGTGCAAATCCGCAAGCCGAGCGATGCGATCCGGGCCGGATTGGCGCTAGTGACGGAGGACCGGAAAGACGAAGGGCTGCTTCTTGCAATGAGCGTCCGCGACAACTTGTCGATGACCAATTTGACAGCGGTTTCAAACGGCGGATTTCTCAGTGAGGCCAAGGAACGGGAACTGGCGGACACGATGATTCAGCGGCTTCGCATCAAAACGTCAAGCGGCGCGCAGGCGGTCGGCTCGCTTAGCGGAGGCAATCAGCAAAAGGTCGTCATCGGCAAGTGGTTGGCGACGAATCCGCAGGTGCTCATTTTGGATGAGCCGACAAGAGGCGTGGACATCGGCGCGAAAAAGGAAATTTACGATCTGATGAACAAGCTTGCGGCCGAGGGCGTCGCGATTGTGATGATTTCGTCCGAGCTTCCGGAAATTCTGGGCATGAGCGACAGAATTCTGGTCATGCATGAAGGAAAGCTGACGGGGCATTTTACGAGAGAAGAGGCAACGCAGGAAAAAATTATGATCTGTGCCACAGGGGGAGGAGAACAATATGCTAGCTAA
- the rbsD gene encoding D-ribose pyranase — MKKIGIINSELSRVISELGHTDTIVIADCGLPIPPGVRRIDLALKRGVPGYVETLETILEEMQVERYTVAAEMKEASPELYEKTALLLEGAAEGNVTHERFKQLTREAKAVVRTGECTPYANVILHAGVIF; from the coding sequence ATGAAAAAAATCGGAATCATCAACAGCGAATTGTCAAGAGTGATCAGCGAACTCGGCCATACGGACACCATCGTCATTGCCGATTGCGGACTGCCGATTCCTCCCGGCGTAAGACGGATCGATCTGGCGCTGAAGCGCGGGGTGCCCGGATATGTGGAGACGCTGGAGACGATTTTGGAGGAAATGCAGGTGGAGCGGTACACGGTCGCCGCTGAAATGAAGGAGGCCAGCCCGGAATTGTACGAAAAGACGGCGCTTCTGCTTGAAGGGGCGGCCGAAGGCAACGTAACGCACGAGCGGTTCAAGCAGTTGACCCGCGAGGCCAAAGCGGTCGTTCGTACCGGCGAATGTACGCCGTACGCCAACGTAATTTTGCACGCGGGAGTCATTTTTTAG
- the rbsK gene encoding ribokinase, with protein MNKPKVAVIGSLNMDIVVETRQHPQVGETLLGEQIRFIPGGKGANQAVAAARLGAETAMIGAVGEDAFGRELLEALRQDGVDISGVKRLPGCTTGVASIYVAEGDNSIVVVPGANYRVSPEDIDENEDKLRRADIVLLQLEIPVDTVFYAAQKAKSLGKTVVLNPAPAQPLPPELFGYVDYVTPNRTELSRYTGMDADGTKLAAAMRRMKEMEAKHIITTLGADGSAYLTEDGEVRTVPGHQVKVVDTTGAGDCYNAGLAVSLAKGRSLREAVEYAALVSALAVTKFGAQAGMPSEAEAERFAAKLKNKTGE; from the coding sequence ATGAATAAACCGAAAGTGGCGGTCATTGGCAGCTTGAATATGGATATTGTGGTGGAAACGCGCCAGCATCCGCAGGTTGGGGAAACGCTGCTTGGCGAACAGATTCGCTTCATCCCCGGGGGGAAAGGAGCGAACCAGGCGGTTGCGGCGGCGCGGCTTGGCGCGGAGACGGCGATGATCGGCGCGGTTGGCGAGGACGCTTTTGGCCGGGAACTGCTCGAAGCTCTGCGGCAGGATGGCGTTGACATCAGCGGCGTGAAGCGCCTGCCCGGCTGCACGACGGGCGTAGCTTCGATTTATGTCGCGGAAGGAGACAACAGCATCGTGGTTGTGCCCGGCGCAAACTACCGGGTGAGCCCGGAGGACATCGATGAGAACGAAGACAAGCTTCGCCGGGCGGATATCGTGCTGCTGCAGCTTGAAATTCCGGTGGACACCGTCTTCTACGCGGCGCAGAAAGCGAAGTCGCTCGGCAAGACGGTCGTGCTGAATCCCGCGCCCGCGCAGCCTTTGCCGCCGGAATTATTCGGCTATGTCGACTACGTTACGCCAAACCGTACGGAGCTAAGCCGTTACACCGGTATGGATGCGGACGGGACAAAGCTTGCGGCGGCGATGCGGCGTATGAAAGAGATGGAAGCTAAGCACATTATTACGACGCTTGGAGCGGACGGTTCCGCTTATTTGACGGAGGACGGCGAGGTGCGAACCGTCCCGGGCCATCAGGTTAAGGTGGTGGATACGACGGGAGCGGGTGACTGCTACAATGCCGGTTTGGCCGTATCGCTCGCTAAGGGACGGAGCTTGCGCGAAGCGGTTGAATATGCGGCGCTCGTATCCGCGCTCGCCGTTACGAAATTCGGCGCTCAGGCGGGCATGCCTTCCGAAGCGGAAGCGGAGCGGTTCGCCGCAAAGCTGAAAAACAAGACAGGAGAATGA
- a CDS encoding LacI family DNA-binding transcriptional regulator: protein MAKLAGVSVSTVSRYLNKSGYVNGETQRSIKAAIEKLDYAPNQVARGLAGKKTKTIALILPDISNLFFSDLARAVEDVAATYGYTVILGNSDDQGDKERRYIETLKKKYIDGFIFASQTFGPGDAEMLTKLGIPYVCLDRGPSEQSSSVVRSKNKEGAAMAVRHLLEIGCRKIAHIYGPQHLITGKERLIGFEEEVQRFNWYTPTLLEEGDFRIRGGMNATERLMRRHPDIDGIFAGNDLMAIGALKALNRMGIKVGKQVALCGFDGIQTTEITVPELTTIAQPIYEMGALISRLLIKKIEGTLEEDRLYELDVKLIARDSTLAFDPK from the coding sequence GTGGCCAAATTGGCCGGCGTGTCCGTCTCGACCGTATCGCGTTATTTGAACAAAAGCGGTTATGTCAACGGGGAAACGCAGCGGTCGATCAAAGCCGCGATCGAGAAGCTCGATTATGCGCCGAATCAGGTGGCGCGGGGGCTGGCCGGAAAGAAGACGAAGACGATTGCGCTCATTTTGCCGGATATTTCGAACCTGTTTTTCTCGGATCTGGCCCGAGCGGTGGAGGACGTCGCCGCCACTTACGGATATACGGTGATTTTGGGCAATTCGGACGATCAGGGGGATAAGGAAAGACGATATATCGAAACGCTCAAGAAGAAATATATCGACGGCTTTATTTTCGCTTCCCAGACGTTCGGACCCGGCGATGCGGAAATGCTGACCAAGCTCGGCATTCCTTACGTTTGCCTGGACCGCGGCCCGTCGGAGCAAAGCTCCAGCGTCGTCCGATCAAAAAACAAAGAAGGCGCGGCGATGGCGGTTCGGCATCTGCTTGAGATCGGCTGCCGGAAAATCGCCCATATCTACGGCCCGCAGCATTTGATCACCGGAAAGGAGCGGCTGATCGGCTTTGAAGAGGAGGTGCAGCGGTTTAATTGGTACACGCCGACCTTGCTTGAAGAAGGCGACTTTCGGATTCGCGGCGGGATGAACGCGACCGAGCGGCTGATGCGGCGTCACCCTGATATCGACGGCATTTTTGCCGGCAACGATCTGATGGCGATCGGCGCATTGAAAGCGCTTAACCGCATGGGCATCAAAGTTGGCAAGCAGGTGGCGCTGTGCGGCTTCGACGGCATCCAGACGACGGAAATTACGGTGCCCGAGCTGACGACGATCGCGCAGCCGATTTATGAAATGGGCGCGCTGATTTCGCGCCTGCTGATCAAGAAGATCGAAGGCACGCTGGAGGAGGATCGGCTTTACGAGCTTGACGTGAAGCTGATCGCCAGAGACTCGACGTTGGCGTTTGATCCTAAATAA
- a CDS encoding ISNCY family transposase, producing MTRTELKKVVVVEKVLEGHMTNREGAAALGLTERQIIRLKKKYCVEGGAQGIIHKNRGRKPVYALSDELKEQVVTLYQTKYHGSNSCHYAELLEEHEAIQISPSSVRRILLDQGIKQVKPRRRSKAHPPRQRKAQAGMLWQIDATPYAWLENRAPAFALHAAIDDATGIVVGAVFRKNECREGYFLVMQQGIEQYGVPLGLYSDRHTIFRSPNEKLTVEQELAGKTKPLSNFGKAMADLHIEHIKAITPQAKGRIERLWKTFQDRLVIELRLLGVKSMDEANKVLPLLLDKHNRKFAVLPKEADSAYIPLDSAVHLGHIFTVREYRQMGTGNTLSYNGKIYTLAKPIPLRLDAKSTVEVRETLNGEILLWYQGQALPLKRTEKPQRVAEETKKASSAQPRKPAVDHPWRSTVNTMAKLSTKRSSFQDAIYSQHNSYAETSW from the coding sequence TTGACAAGAACAGAACTAAAGAAGGTAGTTGTGGTGGAGAAAGTCCTTGAGGGACATATGACAAACAGAGAAGGAGCAGCAGCCCTAGGGCTGACGGAGCGGCAGATTATTCGACTGAAGAAGAAATATTGTGTTGAGGGAGGAGCGCAGGGAATCATTCATAAAAATCGAGGAAGGAAACCGGTATATGCTTTAAGCGATGAACTAAAGGAACAAGTTGTCACCTTATATCAGACGAAGTATCACGGTAGTAACAGTTGTCATTATGCGGAGTTGTTAGAGGAACATGAAGCGATACAAATTAGCCCCTCGAGTGTGCGTAGAATCCTGCTGGATCAAGGGATAAAACAAGTGAAACCAAGACGGCGCAGTAAAGCACATCCGCCTCGTCAACGTAAGGCTCAGGCCGGAATGCTATGGCAAATTGATGCGACACCTTATGCCTGGCTTGAAAACCGGGCCCCCGCCTTTGCACTACACGCAGCCATTGACGATGCGACAGGCATTGTCGTCGGTGCCGTATTCCGTAAGAACGAGTGTCGTGAAGGCTACTTCTTGGTGATGCAGCAGGGCATTGAGCAATATGGTGTACCCCTTGGTTTATACAGTGATCGGCACACCATCTTCCGATCGCCGAATGAGAAGCTCACCGTGGAGCAGGAGCTTGCCGGAAAAACCAAACCTCTATCCAATTTCGGTAAAGCCATGGCTGACCTACATATTGAGCATATCAAGGCGATTACGCCTCAAGCCAAGGGACGTATAGAAAGGCTCTGGAAAACGTTCCAGGACCGTCTGGTGATTGAACTGCGGCTCTTGGGTGTGAAGTCGATGGATGAAGCAAATAAGGTGCTTCCTCTTCTGCTCGACAAGCACAATCGCAAGTTTGCCGTTCTGCCGAAGGAAGCTGACTCGGCTTATATACCACTTGACTCTGCCGTCCATCTTGGGCATATCTTCACGGTTCGTGAATATCGCCAAATGGGTACTGGCAACACGCTTTCATACAATGGAAAGATCTACACTCTCGCCAAACCGATTCCTCTCCGACTTGATGCCAAGTCTACAGTCGAAGTACGTGAGACTTTAAACGGTGAAATTCTGTTGTGGTACCAAGGACAAGCCTTACCTTTAAAAAGGACGGAAAAACCTCAACGAGTGGCTGAAGAAACAAAAAAAGCGAGTTCTGCGCAGCCACGCAAACCCGCTGTAGATCATCCGTGGAGATCCACGGTAAACACCATGGCTAAGCTTAGCACAAAACGAAGCTCATTCCAAGATGCTATATACTCACAGCATAACAGCTATGCGGAGACCTCCTGGTAA